A section of the Akkermansia muciniphila genome encodes:
- a CDS encoding Fur family transcriptional regulator — MNPKTDSKQAVRSTSTLPVISGLRLTKQRQEVYQVLLEQRDHPTANEVYHRVRKKLPSISLATVYNCLEALVEHGLVNQVNFERSSSRFCPNLVDHGHFQDTRTGCIYDITIKEGVDLKEFINLPDDVCVEEAQITLRGSIITPQG, encoded by the coding sequence ATGAATCCCAAAACAGATTCCAAGCAAGCCGTTAGAAGCACCTCCACCCTCCCGGTAATTTCCGGTCTGAGGCTCACCAAGCAAAGGCAGGAAGTATACCAGGTGCTTCTGGAACAGAGGGATCACCCCACTGCAAATGAAGTGTACCACCGGGTGCGCAAAAAGCTGCCCAGCATCTCTCTGGCTACCGTTTACAACTGCCTGGAGGCGCTGGTGGAACACGGCCTGGTCAATCAGGTCAACTTTGAACGCAGTTCTTCCCGCTTCTGTCCCAACCTCGTTGATCACGGACACTTCCAGGACACCCGGACCGGCTGCATTTACGACATCACCATCAAGGAGGGCGTGGACCTGAAGGAATTCATCAACCTGCCTGACGACGTATGCGTGGAGGAAGCCCAAATCACCCTGAGAGGCTCCATCATCACGCCGCAGGGCTAA
- the sufB gene encoding Fe-S cluster assembly protein SufB gives MSDKPDTSEDGNTQNLFDFDRSKGDFSFPERHKFDAGYGLTEATIDYICDVKDDPEWVRQFRKNALAVFESKPMPTHWASPEIEKIDFSKIRYYLSDGERPKRSWDDVPEDVKRTFERLGVPEQERQFLAGVEAQYDSESAYSNMKEELRSQGVIFVNSAEGLKYHEDVFRPWFGKVIPTGDNKFSALNSAVFSGGSFIYVPKGVKLKHPLQAYFRINSENFGQFERTLIIADEGAELMYMEGCTAPQFETSTLHSAVVELVALKGAKIQYVTVQNWSSNVFNMVTKRGLAMEDAEIRWIDCNIGSGLTMKYPAVVLKGRRARGEVISIALANTGQHQDTGAKMIHAADDTTSNIVSKSISIGEGRASYRGQVVMGKGLKGCKNNTECDALLLAANSRTDTYPAITVKGDKNTVQHEASVSQVSEEMLFYMQQRGIPKAAAMSLAVNGFINDLVQEFPMEYSVELRRLIDLEMEDSIG, from the coding sequence ATGAGCGATAAACCTGACACGTCAGAAGACGGGAACACACAGAACCTGTTTGACTTTGACCGGAGCAAAGGGGACTTCTCCTTCCCGGAGCGCCATAAATTCGACGCCGGCTACGGCCTGACGGAGGCCACCATTGACTATATTTGCGACGTCAAGGACGATCCGGAATGGGTGCGCCAGTTCCGCAAGAACGCCCTTGCCGTTTTTGAAAGCAAGCCCATGCCCACGCACTGGGCTTCTCCGGAAATTGAAAAAATAGATTTTTCCAAGATACGCTACTATCTTTCCGACGGGGAACGGCCCAAGCGAAGCTGGGATGACGTGCCGGAAGACGTGAAGCGCACCTTTGAACGCCTGGGCGTTCCGGAACAGGAACGCCAGTTCCTGGCGGGCGTGGAGGCCCAGTATGATTCCGAGTCCGCCTACTCCAACATGAAGGAGGAGCTCCGCAGCCAGGGAGTCATCTTCGTGAACTCCGCGGAAGGCCTGAAATACCATGAAGACGTCTTCCGCCCGTGGTTCGGGAAGGTCATTCCCACGGGTGACAATAAATTCTCCGCCCTGAACAGCGCCGTATTTTCCGGCGGCTCCTTCATTTACGTGCCCAAGGGCGTAAAGCTCAAGCACCCGCTCCAGGCGTACTTCCGCATCAACTCGGAAAACTTCGGCCAGTTTGAACGTACCCTCATCATTGCGGATGAAGGGGCTGAACTCATGTACATGGAAGGGTGCACGGCCCCCCAGTTTGAAACGTCCACCCTCCACTCCGCCGTGGTGGAACTGGTAGCCCTGAAGGGCGCCAAAATCCAGTACGTCACCGTGCAGAACTGGTCCTCCAACGTCTTCAACATGGTCACCAAGCGCGGACTGGCCATGGAAGATGCGGAAATCCGCTGGATAGACTGCAACATAGGCTCCGGCCTCACCATGAAATACCCGGCTGTGGTGCTCAAGGGCAGGCGCGCCAGGGGAGAGGTCATTTCCATCGCTCTGGCGAACACGGGGCAGCACCAGGATACCGGGGCCAAAATGATTCACGCGGCGGACGACACCACGTCCAACATTGTCTCCAAATCCATCAGCATCGGTGAAGGGCGCGCCAGCTACCGGGGCCAGGTGGTCATGGGGAAAGGCCTCAAGGGCTGCAAGAACAATACGGAATGTGACGCCCTGCTGCTGGCGGCCAACAGCCGCACGGACACTTACCCCGCCATCACGGTAAAGGGGGACAAAAACACGGTGCAGCATGAAGCGTCCGTCTCCCAGGTCTCTGAAGAAATGCTCTTTTACATGCAGCAGCGCGGCATCCCGAAGGCGGCGGCCATGTCCCTGGCCGTCAATGGATTCATTAATGATCTTGTCCAGGAATTCCCCATGGAATATTCCGTGGAGCTGCGCAGGCTCATTGACCTGGAAATGGAAGACAGCATCGGATAA
- the sufC gene encoding Fe-S cluster assembly ATPase SufC, with the protein MSLVIKNLHAKVQGTEILKGINLEIPKGEVHAIMGPNGSGKSTLSKVLCGHPDYEVTEGEVWLDGQNLLDMSIDERSRAGLFLAFQYPMEVPGVSNANFLRAAMQARMPQGEELDAVTFYKTLYAKMDQLGMSRKFTSRAVNEGFSGGEKKRNEVLQMLLLDPLYAILDETDSGLDIDALRIVSEGVNSMRSPFRSFLVITHYKRLLDYIKPDVVHVLADGKIVRTGGGELVDELESRGYEFLKETEEKEEA; encoded by the coding sequence ATGAGTCTGGTCATTAAAAATTTGCACGCCAAGGTGCAAGGCACGGAAATACTTAAAGGCATCAACCTTGAAATCCCCAAGGGAGAGGTGCATGCGATCATGGGGCCCAACGGTTCCGGAAAAAGCACCCTTTCCAAAGTCCTCTGCGGCCACCCGGACTATGAGGTGACGGAAGGGGAAGTCTGGCTGGACGGACAGAACCTGCTGGACATGAGCATTGACGAGCGCAGCCGCGCTGGCCTGTTCCTGGCGTTCCAGTATCCCATGGAGGTGCCCGGCGTTTCCAACGCCAACTTCCTGCGCGCGGCCATGCAGGCACGCATGCCCCAGGGGGAAGAACTGGATGCGGTCACGTTCTACAAGACGCTGTATGCAAAAATGGACCAACTCGGCATGTCCCGCAAATTCACCTCCCGCGCGGTCAACGAGGGCTTTTCCGGCGGTGAGAAAAAGCGTAATGAAGTATTGCAGATGCTCCTCCTGGACCCGCTTTACGCCATCCTGGATGAGACGGACTCCGGCCTGGACATAGACGCCCTCCGCATCGTCTCGGAGGGGGTCAACTCCATGCGTTCCCCATTCCGCAGCTTCCTGGTCATCACCCACTACAAGCGCCTGCTGGACTACATCAAGCCGGACGTGGTCCACGTGCTGGCGGACGGCAAAATCGTCCGTACCGGCGGCGGAGAGCTGGTGGATGAACTGGAAAGCAGGGGATACGAATTCCTGAAGGAGACGGAAGAAAAGGAAGAGGCCTAA
- the rpmA gene encoding 50S ribosomal protein L27 → MAHKKGQGSVKNGRDSRSKRLGVKKFGGQEVIAGNIIIRQRGTKWHPGKGVGMGRDYTIFSLVDGRVFFDREGRRVNVAPEASDAAN, encoded by the coding sequence ATGGCTCACAAGAAAGGTCAAGGTTCTGTCAAGAACGGTCGCGACTCCCGCAGCAAGCGCCTCGGCGTTAAAAAATTCGGCGGGCAGGAAGTGATCGCGGGCAACATCATCATCCGCCAGCGCGGCACCAAGTGGCACCCCGGCAAGGGCGTGGGCATGGGCCGTGACTACACCATCTTCTCCCTCGTGGACGGCCGCGTGTTCTTTGACCGCGAAGGCCGCCGCGTTAATGTGGCTCCGGAAGCTTCCGACGCCGCCAACTAA
- the tsaE gene encoding tRNA (adenosine(37)-N6)-threonylcarbamoyltransferase complex ATPase subunit type 1 TsaE, which produces MSEWYKIFKNGPVLTHSPEEMRELGRRIGKILMPGEVLGVVGELGAGKTHLTQGVMEGLGSSDAAASPTFSLVHEHTDGRLRACHFDFYRLRDESELLGIGWDEYLDGDAVLIVEWANLFPDALPEETSWLLLEHEGECLRRVSLAPAHGADQ; this is translated from the coding sequence ATGAGCGAATGGTATAAAATTTTTAAAAATGGCCCCGTTTTAACTCATTCCCCGGAGGAAATGCGGGAGCTGGGACGCCGGATAGGTAAAATTTTAATGCCTGGGGAAGTGCTGGGCGTGGTGGGGGAGCTGGGCGCCGGAAAGACGCACCTGACCCAGGGGGTCATGGAGGGGCTGGGAAGTTCCGATGCGGCGGCCAGCCCGACGTTTTCCCTGGTGCACGAGCATACGGACGGGCGCCTGAGGGCGTGCCATTTTGATTTTTACCGGCTCAGGGATGAGTCCGAGCTTCTCGGCATCGGCTGGGATGAGTACCTGGATGGTGATGCGGTGCTCATTGTGGAATGGGCCAACCTGTTTCCGGACGCCCTGCCGGAGGAAACCTCCTGGCTGCTGCTGGAGCATGAGGGGGAATGCCTGCGCCGGGTGTCCCTGGCTCCTGCGCATGGAGCGGATCAGTAG
- a CDS encoding alpha/beta hydrolase, translating into MNFMRMLKPGKWKIRAALLLSGALVLACSQCSVRSLVYLPPQPKDKTVYLEKRAAWEPHRRTFHHNGAKLSGWLIEKKGQPLLVYYGGNAMDISMMLPYLDRFPHAKLLVNYRGYGLSTGSPTEQDIMGDSLAILDSVLKETGRTPDDVILVGQSLGSGVATQIASVRNVKKLVLLVPFDSLLEAARGLFPYLPVKLLLPDHFRSDLAAPRVSCPVSILAAGSDEVIPPDHAKRLRDCFSTPVSYREFPGAMHNTIWLSPGFDQAFSKSISY; encoded by the coding sequence ATGAACTTCATGCGGATGCTGAAACCGGGAAAATGGAAAATAAGGGCAGCGCTCCTGCTGAGCGGCGCTCTTGTTCTGGCATGTTCCCAATGTTCCGTCCGTTCCCTCGTTTACCTGCCTCCGCAGCCCAAGGACAAAACCGTCTATCTGGAAAAACGCGCCGCCTGGGAACCGCACCGGCGCACCTTCCACCATAACGGGGCCAAACTCAGCGGCTGGCTTATTGAAAAGAAAGGACAGCCCCTGCTGGTATATTACGGAGGGAACGCCATGGACATCTCCATGATGCTGCCGTATCTGGACCGCTTCCCCCACGCCAAGCTCCTGGTCAACTACCGCGGCTACGGGCTCAGCACAGGCTCCCCCACGGAACAGGACATCATGGGGGACTCCCTGGCGATTCTTGATTCCGTGCTGAAGGAAACCGGAAGAACTCCGGATGACGTCATCCTGGTGGGGCAAAGCCTCGGCTCAGGGGTGGCCACCCAGATCGCTTCCGTCAGGAACGTGAAAAAACTGGTCCTGCTGGTTCCTTTTGACAGTCTGCTGGAAGCCGCCCGCGGGCTCTTCCCCTATCTTCCCGTCAAACTTCTCCTGCCGGACCACTTCCGGTCTGACCTGGCGGCTCCCAGGGTATCCTGCCCCGTGAGCATTCTGGCGGCGGGATCGGATGAAGTCATTCCCCCGGACCACGCCAAACGGCTCCGGGACTGCTTCTCCACTCCAGTCAGCTACCGGGAATTCCCCGGCGCCATGCATAATACCATTTGGCTCAGCCCCGGCTTTGACCAGGCGTTTTCCAAAAGCATCAGCTACTGA
- a CDS encoding glycosyltransferase family 2 protein → MISIAIIIPAYNEELTIREVMQDFYNHCPEAAIYVIDNNSSDKTAEIARKTYEELGCSGALLQERRKGKAMAVKKAFREVDADVYVMVDADLTYPAADLHRLLEPVLRGDADMVCGDRHDAGIYSRENKRPMHDTGNKAVRMLINKLFQGNLHDILTGYRVFSKRFVKNFPILSTGFELETEISIHALDNGYSIVEVPTNYMDRPAGSVSKLSTVSDGVKVIKTIFSVLMNHRPLFFFSIISAILLILAILAGLPAVLDYFRYEYVFHLPLAVLSMGLFTVSALALTIAFILHGLRTSQRYDHVLSLMHWDERNLEHEKH, encoded by the coding sequence ATGATTTCCATTGCCATCATTATCCCCGCCTATAATGAAGAATTGACTATCCGGGAAGTGATGCAGGATTTTTATAACCACTGTCCGGAAGCCGCCATTTATGTCATTGATAATAATTCTTCCGATAAAACTGCGGAAATAGCCAGGAAAACGTATGAAGAATTAGGGTGTTCCGGCGCGCTGCTTCAAGAAAGGCGGAAAGGAAAGGCCATGGCCGTTAAAAAGGCGTTCCGGGAAGTGGATGCGGACGTATACGTGATGGTGGACGCGGACCTGACCTATCCGGCCGCCGACCTCCACCGCCTGCTGGAGCCCGTCCTCCGCGGAGACGCGGACATGGTATGCGGTGACCGCCATGACGCCGGCATTTACAGCCGTGAAAACAAGCGCCCCATGCATGATACGGGGAACAAGGCCGTCCGCATGCTCATCAACAAGCTGTTCCAGGGGAACCTGCATGACATCCTGACGGGCTACCGCGTCTTCTCCAAAAGGTTCGTCAAAAACTTCCCCATCCTTTCCACGGGCTTTGAACTGGAAACGGAAATCAGCATCCACGCCCTGGACAACGGCTACTCCATCGTGGAAGTGCCCACGAACTACATGGACCGTCCGGCAGGGTCCGTTTCCAAGCTTTCCACGGTGTCAGACGGGGTGAAAGTCATCAAGACCATCTTCTCCGTCCTGATGAACCATCGCCCCCTGTTCTTCTTCTCCATCATCAGTGCCATCCTGCTCATCCTCGCCATCCTGGCGGGCCTTCCGGCGGTTCTGGACTATTTCCGGTATGAGTACGTCTTCCACCTTCCCCTTGCCGTCCTGTCCATGGGGCTGTTCACCGTATCCGCGCTTGCCCTGACCATCGCCTTCATTCTCCACGGCCTGCGGACCTCCCAGCGGTACGACCACGTCCTTTCCCTCATGCACTGGGACGAACGCAATCTTGAGCATGAAAAACACTGA
- a CDS encoding SufB/SufD family protein: MMNHLLNEEQFPAGFLPAWFEARHRRALEQADQLPEPSRRMESWRFGAPGNESLEDFEAAPPLAPEALASIITEHASMPDAIRIVYANGLPVSIPDELPEGLSVMDMEDFVLQYPDAARKHLETTPETLGSEKLAALNTALQHNGLVIMAEKEISRPLEVFHFISGDKVAVFPATLVIAETGSRLHILERHISADHGNQFCGALQQHHLSSSSSVKYALVQELNRRSRAVELCHIMADDSAEMEHLTSHPGAAWARQETVCLLNGDGANVRLLSANHLKENKELDQRTYQKHLYRGASSNLLYANVLDDESTSIFSGMILVAEGAHDTSAYQSNRNLILSPRAEANSIPGLEILADRVQCSHGSATSSISPEEIFYLLSRGIPEQTARRMIAQGFLKHALEKFSDEPLRAAVEGIILS, translated from the coding sequence ATGATGAACCACTTGCTCAACGAAGAACAATTCCCCGCAGGCTTCCTTCCCGCATGGTTTGAAGCCAGGCACCGCCGCGCCCTGGAACAGGCGGACCAGCTCCCGGAACCCTCCCGCCGCATGGAATCCTGGCGTTTCGGCGCCCCCGGCAACGAATCCCTGGAAGACTTTGAAGCAGCGCCCCCCCTGGCTCCGGAAGCCCTGGCCTCCATCATCACGGAGCACGCCTCCATGCCGGACGCCATCCGCATCGTTTACGCCAACGGGCTTCCCGTCTCCATCCCGGATGAACTGCCGGAAGGGCTCTCCGTGATGGATATGGAAGACTTCGTGCTGCAATACCCGGACGCCGCCCGCAAACATCTGGAAACGACGCCGGAAACGCTGGGGTCTGAAAAGCTGGCCGCGCTGAATACCGCCCTCCAGCACAACGGGCTGGTCATTATGGCGGAAAAGGAAATCTCCCGTCCACTGGAAGTTTTCCACTTCATCTCCGGGGACAAGGTGGCCGTCTTCCCCGCCACGCTGGTCATTGCGGAAACCGGAAGCCGCCTGCACATTCTGGAACGCCACATCAGCGCGGACCATGGCAACCAATTCTGCGGAGCGCTGCAACAGCACCATCTTTCCTCCTCTTCCTCCGTCAAATACGCCCTGGTCCAGGAACTCAACAGACGTTCCCGCGCCGTGGAACTCTGCCATATCATGGCGGACGATTCCGCGGAAATGGAACACTTGACCAGCCATCCCGGCGCGGCGTGGGCCAGGCAGGAGACGGTCTGCCTCCTGAACGGAGACGGCGCGAACGTACGCCTGCTTTCCGCCAACCACCTGAAGGAAAACAAGGAACTGGACCAGAGAACCTACCAGAAGCACCTCTACCGCGGAGCCTCCAGCAACCTGCTTTACGCCAATGTTCTGGACGATGAGTCCACCAGCATTTTCAGCGGCATGATCCTGGTGGCGGAGGGGGCGCATGACACCAGCGCCTACCAGAGCAACCGCAATCTGATCCTCAGCCCCCGCGCGGAAGCCAACTCCATTCCCGGCCTGGAAATCCTGGCGGACAGGGTGCAGTGCTCCCACGGTTCCGCCACCTCTTCCATCTCTCCGGAAGAAATCTTCTACCTGCTTTCACGCGGCATTCCGGAACAGACGGCGCGCAGAATGATAGCGCAGGGCTTCCTGAAGCATGCCCTGGAGAAGTTCAGTGATGAGCCCCTCCGCGCCGCCGTGGAAGGAATCATCCTCTCCTGA
- the rplU gene encoding 50S ribosomal protein L21, with protein sequence MAYAIFKTGGKQYRVQAGDVIDVECINTLEEGAEASFDQVLMVENDGNVTLGTPTVAGATVSAKVVSQFRDKKIIAFKFKRRKGFHKKKGSRRSLTKLEITAINA encoded by the coding sequence ATGGCATACGCAATTTTCAAAACAGGTGGCAAGCAGTACCGCGTTCAGGCGGGCGACGTGATCGACGTTGAATGCATCAATACCCTCGAAGAGGGTGCTGAAGCAAGCTTTGATCAGGTGCTTATGGTGGAAAATGACGGAAACGTGACCCTCGGCACCCCCACGGTGGCGGGCGCTACGGTTTCCGCCAAGGTCGTCAGCCAGTTCCGCGACAAGAAGATCATCGCTTTCAAATTCAAGCGCCGCAAGGGCTTCCACAAGAAGAAAGGTTCCCGCCGCTCCCTGACGAAGCTGGAAATCACCGCTATCAACGCCTAA